One window from the genome of Desulfonatronum thiodismutans encodes:
- a CDS encoding AzlC family ABC transporter permease, giving the protein MSPISSSQPITFTLSGVRRGFQNCLPLGLSVFAYGLVFGILAVQTGMSTAQAGAMSLSTFAGASQLMVLEFWGPTLPFLGIVLTTFIVNLRHVLMGAALRDWLIALPPWKAYGTLFFMTDESWALSMREMGSGGRDAAFLLGAGLCIYVFWFSATILGASSGFFLGTAMSDPARWGLDFAFTAVFISLLIFFWKGRQDLPVWLVAAAAAWLGWAMLPGKWYILCGGLAGGLYGAWRHGR; this is encoded by the coding sequence ATGTCCCCCATTTCCTCGTCACAACCGATTACATTCACGCTTTCCGGGGTCCGGCGCGGTTTTCAAAACTGTCTGCCCCTGGGCCTCAGCGTGTTCGCCTATGGCTTGGTCTTCGGCATCCTGGCCGTGCAGACCGGGATGAGCACGGCGCAGGCCGGGGCCATGAGCCTGTCGACCTTTGCCGGGGCGTCCCAGCTTATGGTGCTGGAGTTCTGGGGGCCGACCCTGCCGTTTTTGGGGATCGTGCTGACCACGTTCATCGTCAATCTGCGCCACGTGCTCATGGGCGCGGCCCTCAGGGATTGGCTGATCGCTCTTCCCCCGTGGAAGGCCTATGGTACGTTGTTCTTCATGACCGACGAGTCCTGGGCCCTGTCCATGCGGGAAATGGGTTCCGGCGGACGGGACGCGGCGTTTCTGCTCGGTGCGGGGCTGTGCATCTACGTGTTCTGGTTCTCGGCCACGATTCTGGGCGCATCCAGCGGATTTTTCCTCGGAACGGCCATGAGCGACCCGGCCCGTTGGGGCCTGGACTTCGCCTTCACCGCCGTGTTCATCAGCCTGCTGATTTTTTTCTGGAAAGGACGCCAGGACCTGCCGGTCTGGCTGGTGGCCGCCGCCGCGGCTTGGCTGGGCTGGGCCATGCTCCCGGGTAAATGGTACATCCTTTGCGGCGGTCTGGCCGGGGGTCTGTACGGAGCATGGCGACATGGACGCTGA
- a CDS encoding AzlD family protein: MDADLTLAALTGVSGPMAMEGMFGGVFWVLLGMAAATYLTRAAGLFLISRVSPTPRVEAFLRHVPASILVAIVVPNLVQGGPAERAAAGITALVAILTRNLIAALFAGVLAVIVLRGVI, translated from the coding sequence ATGGACGCTGATCTCACCCTCGCGGCTTTGACGGGCGTTTCCGGGCCGATGGCGATGGAGGGGATGTTCGGAGGCGTGTTCTGGGTTCTGCTGGGCATGGCCGCGGCGACCTACCTCACCCGGGCGGCTGGACTGTTCCTGATCAGCCGGGTCTCGCCCACGCCGCGAGTGGAGGCTTTTCTCCGGCATGTCCCGGCCTCGATCCTGGTGGCCATCGTCGTGCCCAACCTGGTTCAAGGCGGCCCGGCGGAACGGGCCGCCGCGGGAATCACGGCCCTGGTGGCCATCCTGACCCGCAACCTGATCGCCGCCCTGTTCGCCGGGGTCCTGGCCGTGATCGTGTTGCGGGGAGTTATATAA
- a CDS encoding GNAT family N-acetyltransferase, whose protein sequence is MTTIPTLTATWHDAIADIDPDGWNRLCSGRDVPFLRWEWLHLLEASGSVGSGSGWQPCHLTIHDQGRMVGAAPLYLKAHSDGEFVFDHAWAHLAASMRVRYYPKLVGMSPFSPVTAYRFLVAEHVNQAKLSAAMILEIENFCRRRGVSGCGFHFVTTHWGRIPESLDYKVWVHQGFVWLNPGFTSFDEYLGGLKANQRRNVRRERERLARRGITTRCLLGREIPESYFALMYELYARHNERFGQWSCKFLTPTFFQGLRNTFRDNLLLIAAFEPDESIPMAMSLLITDGDRLYGRYWGTWREEEFLHFELCYYKPMEWMIRHGLRLFDPGMGGVHKALRGFVSAPNYSLHKFFDPRLHGVMESTISEYNQMEMRDIAALNSILPYKRRG, encoded by the coding sequence ATGACCACCATCCCCACCCTGACCGCGACCTGGCATGACGCCATTGCCGACATTGATCCCGATGGCTGGAACAGGCTGTGCTCCGGTCGGGATGTGCCGTTTTTGCGCTGGGAATGGCTGCATCTGCTGGAAGCCTCCGGCAGCGTCGGCTCCGGGAGCGGCTGGCAGCCGTGTCACCTGACGATTCATGATCAGGGACGGATGGTCGGGGCCGCGCCGCTGTACCTCAAGGCCCACAGCGACGGGGAGTTCGTCTTTGATCATGCCTGGGCCCATCTGGCGGCAAGCATGCGGGTGCGCTACTACCCCAAACTGGTGGGCATGAGTCCGTTCAGTCCGGTCACGGCCTACCGATTTCTGGTGGCCGAGCACGTGAATCAGGCTAAATTGAGCGCGGCCATGATTCTGGAAATCGAGAACTTTTGTCGACGACGCGGGGTGTCCGGGTGCGGGTTTCATTTCGTAACCACCCACTGGGGACGGATTCCCGAAAGCCTGGACTACAAGGTCTGGGTGCATCAGGGTTTCGTCTGGCTGAATCCTGGGTTCACCTCCTTTGACGAGTATCTGGGCGGGCTGAAGGCCAACCAGCGGCGCAACGTCCGTCGGGAGCGCGAACGTCTGGCTCGGCGCGGAATCACCACTCGATGCCTGTTGGGTCGGGAAATTCCGGAGTCGTATTTCGCTCTGATGTACGAGCTGTACGCCCGGCACAACGAGCGGTTCGGGCAGTGGAGCTGCAAGTTTCTGACCCCGACCTTTTTTCAGGGACTCAGGAACACCTTTCGCGACAACCTGCTGCTCATCGCGGCCTTTGAACCGGATGAATCGATCCCTATGGCTATGTCGCTGCTCATCACGGACGGAGACCGGCTCTACGGGCGGTATTGGGGCACGTGGCGGGAAGAGGAGTTTCTACATTTCGAGCTGTGCTACTACAAGCCCATGGAATGGATGATCCGGCACGGACTCCGGCTCTTTGATCCGGGCATGGGCGGAGTGCACAAGGCGCTGCGCGGATTCGTCTCCGCGCCGAATTACAGCCTGCACAAGTTTTTCGATCCCCGGCTGCACGGAGTGATGGAGTCCACCATTTCGGAGTACAACCAAATGGAAATGCGGGACATAGCCGCTCTGAACAGCATCCTGCCCTACAAGCGGCGGGGGTGA
- a CDS encoding lysophospholipid acyltransferase family protein: MLSIIPFYLFFVPLTIFFAIVVIIASFFDRSGNLSNRISIFWGGLVCRLAGVRVQVDHGDFDPDGKYILMVNHQSWFDIPVLLVALRGHQFRFVAKQSLFRIPFFGQAMSRIGYIGIDRENPRRGIKSIQEAIAKSEHASILIFPEGSRFKQLGDFKIGPMILAIKSGRPVVPVLISGTYAVLPKDSWRIRPGSVAVRIFPAHDIKGAYTLKERDRLKEDIWKIMHEHSKETDEWLDKKRP, translated from the coding sequence ATGTTGTCCATCATTCCGTTCTATCTTTTCTTTGTTCCGCTGACCATTTTCTTCGCGATCGTCGTCATTATCGCTTCTTTTTTCGACCGTAGCGGAAACCTTTCAAACCGGATCAGCATTTTCTGGGGCGGGCTGGTTTGCCGACTGGCCGGGGTCAGGGTGCAAGTGGATCACGGAGATTTTGATCCGGACGGAAAGTACATCCTGATGGTCAATCACCAGAGCTGGTTCGACATTCCGGTGTTGCTGGTGGCCCTGAGAGGGCATCAGTTCCGGTTCGTGGCCAAGCAAAGCCTTTTCCGCATCCCCTTTTTCGGCCAGGCCATGTCCCGGATCGGGTATATCGGCATCGACCGGGAGAATCCCCGCCGCGGAATCAAGAGCATTCAGGAAGCCATCGCCAAATCCGAGCACGCCTCCATCCTTATTTTTCCCGAAGGATCCCGCTTCAAGCAACTCGGGGACTTCAAAATCGGCCCCATGATCCTGGCCATCAAAAGCGGACGCCCGGTGGTGCCGGTGTTGATCTCCGGAACCTACGCCGTGCTCCCCAAAGACTCATGGCGCATCCGGCCGGGTTCCGTCGCGGTTCGGATATTTCCCGCTCATGACATAAAAGGCGCCTACACGCTCAAGGAGCGTGATCGACTCAAAGAGGATATATGGAAAATCATGCACGAGCACTCCAAGGAGACTGACGAATGGTTGGACAAGAAACGTCCGTGA
- a CDS encoding ribonuclease J encodes MVGQETSVTLTPLGGLGEIGMNCMLLESADGMIIIDCGLMFPSDFHYGVDVLIPRFETILARKDKLRGIVLTHGHEDHIGALPWLLPYVDAPVFSSEFTLALLENKLREHNLNRYVDFRRVNTNDSVELGPFTVHFFQVCHSIINGYGLGIESPVGRIVHSGDFKIDPTPMDDQFTDLEAFAKFSEPGVHLLLSDSTNIEREGVTLTELEIKGALERVFRQAEGRVVITLFSSHIQRMQEVFDLAALTGRKVAVSGRSLLNNIALAKDLGYLRLASDAICSLDDIDDFRDDQLVLLVTGSQGEPLSVLSRIAQGEHRQISIRQGDLVLMSSRIIPGNTKAISRLINNLYRLGAEVLYEKVQGIHASGHAHRVELATMLNTVKPKFFVPVHGEYRHLVKHCQLARECGVAPERAIVLDNGQPLTFFERGIRFEDRIRADSTLVDGKGVGDVGVSVLKERKLLAEEGLVVVHVVIDQETGHILVGPELITKGFVFEQQFEHVLDDSKCLILDVFESNPKASPKKNAERIRVVLRNFFRKVLHRDPVVLPVVVGV; translated from the coding sequence ATGGTTGGACAAGAAACGTCCGTGACCCTGACCCCGCTGGGAGGGTTGGGTGAGATAGGGATGAACTGCATGCTGCTGGAGTCCGCCGACGGCATGATCATCATCGATTGCGGACTGATGTTTCCCAGTGACTTTCATTACGGCGTGGACGTTCTAATCCCTCGCTTCGAAACAATCCTGGCCCGGAAGGACAAGCTGCGGGGCATCGTCCTGACCCACGGCCACGAGGACCATATCGGAGCCTTGCCCTGGCTGTTGCCCTACGTCGACGCTCCGGTGTTCAGTTCCGAGTTCACTCTGGCCTTGCTGGAGAACAAGCTGCGTGAGCACAACCTGAACAGATACGTGGATTTTCGCCGGGTGAACACCAACGACTCCGTGGAGTTGGGGCCGTTCACCGTGCATTTCTTCCAGGTCTGTCACTCCATCATCAATGGTTATGGCCTGGGCATTGAAAGCCCCGTGGGGCGGATCGTACACAGCGGCGACTTCAAGATTGATCCCACGCCCATGGACGATCAGTTCACCGACCTGGAGGCCTTTGCCAAATTTTCCGAACCCGGTGTGCATCTGCTGCTTTCCGACTCCACGAACATCGAGCGGGAGGGGGTGACCCTGACCGAACTGGAGATCAAGGGCGCACTGGAACGGGTTTTCCGACAGGCCGAGGGCCGGGTCGTCATCACCCTGTTTTCCAGCCATATCCAGCGTATGCAGGAGGTTTTCGACCTGGCGGCCCTGACCGGAAGGAAGGTCGCGGTCAGCGGCCGTAGCCTGCTGAACAATATTGCCCTGGCCAAGGACCTTGGATATCTGCGCTTGGCTTCTGACGCCATTTGTTCTCTGGACGATATTGATGATTTTCGCGACGACCAACTGGTTCTGCTGGTCACCGGCTCCCAGGGCGAACCCCTGTCCGTGCTCAGCCGAATCGCCCAGGGAGAACACCGCCAGATCAGCATCCGCCAGGGGGACTTGGTCCTGATGTCCTCACGGATCATTCCGGGCAACACCAAGGCCATTTCACGGTTGATAAACAATCTGTACCGTCTGGGTGCGGAAGTTCTTTACGAAAAGGTCCAGGGCATCCACGCCTCGGGCCATGCTCACCGGGTTGAATTGGCCACCATGTTGAACACGGTCAAGCCAAAATTCTTCGTGCCCGTTCACGGGGAATACCGCCATTTGGTCAAGCACTGTCAACTCGCCAGGGAGTGCGGAGTTGCTCCGGAGCGAGCCATTGTCTTGGACAACGGACAGCCGTTGACGTTTTTCGAGCGCGGTATCCGTTTTGAGGATCGCATTCGGGCGGATTCAACCCTGGTGGACGGCAAGGGCGTCGGCGACGTGGGCGTCAGCGTGCTCAAGGAGCGCAAACTGCTGGCCGAGGAAGGCCTGGTGGTGGTGCACGTGGTTATTGACCAGGAGACGGGACATATTCTGGTCGGGCCGGAACTGATCACCAAGGGGTTTGTCTTCGAGCAGCAGTTCGAGCACGTCCTGGACGATTCCAAGTGCCTGATCCTGGATGTGTTCGAGTCCAATCCCAAGGCTTCACCCAAAAAAAACGCGGAACGCATTCGCGTGGTCCTGCGCAACTTTTTCCGCAAGGTCCTGCACCGCGACCCCGTGGTTTTGCCGGTGGTGGTGGGAGTGTGA
- a CDS encoding fumarylacetoacetate hydrolase family protein, with translation MRVVRVQYAGKTFYATLEPDHVLCLNKDMGLNDPIPLDQVALLPPVAPSKIICAALNYHAHAEEMGKTVPEEPVLFFKPPSSIIGAWQSIVLPLQSSRVDYEGELAVVIGKPCRRVGVAEASEYIFGYTCANDVTARDLQTKDGLYGRAKGFDTFGPIGPWIETEVPDPAALTLITRVNGEVRQEGSTGDMIFSAWELLSFASSVMTLLPGDVILTGTPPGIGPMRPGDEVQVEISEVALLTNTVTAEQSQDSEFTVLQ, from the coding sequence ATGCGTGTCGTGCGAGTGCAGTATGCGGGAAAGACGTTTTACGCCACCCTGGAGCCGGACCATGTGCTGTGCCTGAACAAGGACATGGGCTTGAACGATCCCATCCCCCTGGACCAGGTGGCCTTGCTGCCTCCGGTCGCGCCCAGCAAGATCATCTGCGCGGCCTTGAACTACCATGCCCATGCCGAGGAAATGGGAAAAACCGTGCCCGAGGAACCGGTGTTGTTCTTCAAGCCGCCGTCCTCGATCATCGGGGCGTGGCAGTCCATCGTGCTGCCGTTGCAATCCTCACGGGTGGACTATGAAGGCGAGTTGGCCGTGGTCATCGGCAAGCCGTGCCGTCGAGTCGGCGTGGCCGAGGCCTCGGAGTATATTTTCGGCTACACTTGCGCCAACGACGTCACGGCCCGGGATCTGCAAACCAAGGACGGACTGTACGGCCGGGCCAAGGGTTTCGACACATTTGGGCCCATCGGGCCCTGGATCGAGACCGAGGTGCCGGATCCGGCCGCGTTGACCCTGATCACCCGGGTCAACGGCGAGGTTCGCCAGGAAGGAAGTACCGGCGACATGATCTTCAGCGCCTGGGAGCTGCTCAGCTTCGCCTCCAGCGTGATGACCCTGCTGCCGGGAGACGTGATCCTGACCGGAACGCCGCCTGGGATCGGACCGATGCGTCCGGGCGATGAAGTTCAGGTGGAAATCTCCGAGGTGGCCTTGCTGACCAACACCGTGACGGCGGAACAGTCCCAGGATTCGGAATTTACGGTCCTTCAATAA
- the rdgC gene encoding recombination-associated protein RdgC, producing the protein MGFLSASTGLTRYRLPDEVGDEVLSNVQLRLKRFAFVDIDQSMEERSFGWVCFDDLLDAEWVTAGPEKGPYLAFSLRLDTRRVPPAVFKKHFMIALRERMAQLAGEGKKFLSKDQKTELRDQVRQRLLMRSLPIPAVFDVVWSVRDNRVYLATTNTKVRTLFEELFAKTFEVELEALTPVVLGLELLGEAAEGRLTGFEGSMFVPVRKAVADTDREVFDPAALSHANDREGDVSNGVAGGAS; encoded by the coding sequence GTGGGGTTTCTTTCCGCGAGCACGGGACTGACCAGATATCGTCTGCCGGACGAGGTAGGAGACGAGGTGCTTTCCAATGTCCAACTCAGGCTGAAACGCTTTGCCTTCGTGGACATTGACCAGAGCATGGAGGAACGGTCCTTCGGTTGGGTCTGCTTCGACGACCTGTTGGACGCGGAGTGGGTCACGGCCGGTCCGGAAAAAGGGCCATACCTGGCCTTTTCCCTGCGCCTGGATACCCGGCGCGTCCCTCCGGCGGTGTTCAAAAAACACTTTATGATTGCGCTGCGGGAGCGGATGGCCCAGTTGGCTGGTGAAGGCAAGAAGTTCCTGAGCAAGGACCAGAAAACCGAACTGCGTGATCAGGTCCGGCAACGCCTCCTGATGCGCAGCCTGCCCATCCCGGCGGTGTTCGACGTGGTCTGGAGCGTGCGGGACAACCGGGTGTATTTGGCCACCACCAACACCAAGGTCCGTACGCTGTTCGAGGAACTGTTCGCCAAAACCTTCGAGGTCGAACTGGAAGCGCTGACCCCGGTCGTCCTGGGGCTGGAGCTTCTGGGCGAGGCGGCGGAAGGGCGTCTGACCGGCTTTGAGGGGTCGATGTTCGTGCCGGTTCGCAAGGCCGTCGCGGATACCGACCGAGAGGTTTTTGATCCGGCCGCCTTGAGCCATGCAAATGATCGCGAAGGCGACGTATCCAATGGAGTTGCGGGAGGTGCGTCGTGA
- a CDS encoding 30S ribosomal protein S1 gives MSDSQMEQSFAEMFEASEMEMKPDLRVGDRIKGRIIAVSEEMVYVDTGTKSDGVIEKQELLDKDGTFALREGDEVELFVVAVQGGQIRLAKALSGEGGLEQLRQAMEEGIPVEGKIKDTCKGGFRVRILDKTAFCPLSQVDRRPVDDPEALVGETMQFLITKVEERGRNIVVSRRALLDQELAATLAEFLEKASVGDLLQGTVSRLAPFGAFVELAPGLEGLVHVSELGWSRNVSPEDVVALGDQVTVKLLKVEDQGKGIRLELSMKQAMEDPWSRLADEIQVGGKLSGRVTNLAPFGAFMEIAPGIEGLVHVSEMSYLKRVHKPGDMVSVGDSVPVMVKSIDPQSRRIALSMRDAEGDPWEAVAERFKKGQVVQGTMEKREKFGMFVRLEPGVVGLLPLSRLERAEDETYAKAKPGDVLPVVVDVVDGDKRRISLALPGTEQNEDWRGHAAQESAPMGSLGEQLKKAMEKKEE, from the coding sequence ATGTCCGATTCCCAGATGGAACAGAGCTTTGCCGAGATGTTCGAGGCCTCTGAAATGGAAATGAAGCCCGATTTGCGCGTGGGCGACCGGATCAAGGGGCGGATCATCGCCGTCAGCGAGGAGATGGTCTACGTTGACACCGGAACCAAAAGCGACGGGGTGATCGAGAAACAGGAACTCCTGGACAAGGACGGTACGTTCGCGTTGCGGGAAGGCGATGAGGTCGAACTGTTCGTGGTAGCCGTCCAAGGAGGCCAGATCCGTTTGGCCAAGGCCCTGAGTGGGGAAGGGGGCCTGGAGCAGCTGCGGCAGGCCATGGAAGAAGGCATTCCGGTGGAAGGCAAAATCAAGGATACCTGCAAAGGCGGTTTCCGGGTCCGGATTCTGGACAAGACGGCCTTTTGTCCGCTCAGTCAGGTGGATCGCCGTCCGGTGGACGATCCGGAAGCCCTGGTGGGCGAAACCATGCAGTTTCTGATCACCAAGGTCGAGGAGCGCGGCCGGAATATCGTGGTGTCCCGTCGGGCGCTTCTGGATCAGGAACTGGCCGCGACCTTGGCTGAATTTCTGGAAAAAGCCTCGGTCGGGGATCTGCTCCAGGGCACGGTGTCCCGGTTGGCTCCTTTTGGGGCGTTCGTGGAACTGGCCCCGGGCCTGGAAGGGCTGGTGCACGTCTCCGAACTGGGCTGGTCCCGCAACGTTTCCCCGGAAGACGTGGTGGCCCTGGGTGACCAAGTCACGGTCAAACTGCTCAAGGTCGAAGACCAGGGCAAGGGAATCCGCCTGGAATTGTCCATGAAACAGGCCATGGAAGACCCATGGAGCCGGTTGGCCGACGAGATCCAGGTGGGGGGCAAGCTGAGCGGACGGGTGACCAACTTGGCGCCGTTCGGGGCGTTCATGGAAATCGCTCCCGGAATCGAAGGCCTCGTGCATGTCAGCGAAATGAGTTACCTGAAGCGGGTGCACAAGCCCGGAGACATGGTTTCCGTTGGCGACAGCGTCCCCGTGATGGTCAAGTCCATTGATCCGCAAAGCCGACGTATCGCCCTGTCCATGCGTGACGCCGAGGGCGACCCCTGGGAGGCAGTGGCCGAACGGTTCAAGAAGGGCCAGGTGGTTCAGGGAACAATGGAGAAACGAGAAAAGTTCGGCATGTTTGTTCGTCTGGAGCCCGGAGTCGTAGGTCTGTTACCTCTTTCTCGCTTGGAACGCGCCGAGGACGAGACCTACGCCAAGGCCAAGCCCGGAGACGTGCTGCCGGTTGTCGTCGACGTCGTGGACGGCGATAAGCGTCGCATCTCCCTGGCCCTGCCCGGCACTGAGCAAAACGAAGACTGGCGCGGACACGCAGCCCAGGAATCGGCTCCCATGGGGTCTTTGGGCGAGCAGTTGAAAAAGGCGATGGAGAAAAAGGAAGAGTGA